The DNA segment GCATTATCCATTTTATATACATATACACCTTTTGCGGGAACAGTAATAGTAAGCTCTGCGAAACCTCCTGTGGGTCCTACTGTTACTTGTTCAGGGTTACCGCCAAGCATTTCATCCAGTACATGGTTACCAGGGATAAGCTCGGCGTAGGGTAACGATAGTGTAACATCTTGTGTTGTATAGCCTACATTTGCTACCACAATAATATTTTCATCTTCATACTGGCGCATAAATGATAATATTGATGCCGATGTACTGGTAACAGGTCTATAATTACCTCTTTTTAGTGCGTTTTCATTATTTCTTATGCTAATTAGGCTTCTGTAATGATTCCATAAAGAATTATCATCCGCTTGTTGTGCAGCGACATTTTTAGTGGTATAGTCAGTATTAACCGAGTGCCATGGTGAGCCTGTTGTAAAACCTGCATTGGTATTATTATTCCATTGCATTGGAGTTCTTATATCTGGGTCTGGTTTTACTCCTGTCATGCCTATTTCTTCACCATAATATATATAGGGTATACCGGGTAGTGTAAGTAATAATGTTGCTGCTGCTTTTGCTTTAGGAATGTCATTTTCAAAAACACTCATAGTACGATCGGTATCATGGTTGGTTAAAAAACTACCGAATTGCAAAAACGGATAGCTTTGCATATTCAAAACTAGTTGGTTTTCTAATGTTGTAGCATTACCGTTATTAAGAGCATCGAGTATATCAAAAGAAGTATCAAATTCAAAACAATAGTCTAGTCCATCATTATTTACATATTCACTTGCTATTTGGCTAATGTCCCAAGCTTCACCTACAGCAAAAGCCTCAGGTTTTACCGATTTATAAAACGCTCTAAATTCCTGCCAATACGCTATCGTTTCGGGAGTGTTTTGTGCAGTGGTGTTATTTTCATATAAAAACTTTACAGCATCGAGTCTAAACCCATCTACATCCATATCTGCTAACCAAAACTCGGCAATATCCTCAAAGGCTTCATGTATATCTGGATTATTAAAATTAAGGTCGGGCATACCATCCCAAAAAGCACCATAATAGTAGTAGCCGTTATGGGCATACCATGCATTATTACTAAATGGTCCTGGGGTGCCTGGCTCATCTTCCCAAATATACCAATCGCGCTTATCTGAGCTCGGTGTTTTTGATTCTATAAACCAAGGGTGCTCACTTGAAGTATGGTTCATTACCAAGTCGATAATTACTTTTATACCTCTTGCGTGTGCTGCTTCCATAAATTCGGCAAAAATGGTGTTATTCCCATAATCATCTTCTACAGCCATATAATCAGTAACATCATACCCGTGATAGGATGGTGACTGTTGTATTGGCATTAGCCATATACCTGTTATACCTAAGTCGGTTGTTGTATCTGGGTTACCATCGTTAAGGTAATCTAGCTGATCTATTAGCCCTTGCAGGTCGCCGTTACCATCGCCGTCACTATCTTTAAAACTACGAACAAATACTTCATAGAAAACGCGGTCATTCCACCACTGTGTTTCCATAGCATCTACTCTAATGAAGTTCTCAAAAGTAGTAGTTGCAGTTTCGTTATCTTCATTAGTAATAGTTAAGGTAACATTATGACTGCCTGTTTCAGTATAGGTTACTATAGGGTTTTGTGCCTCTGAAGTTTCGGGGACACCTCCAGAGAAGCTCCAACTCCAACTCACAGGGTTTCCTAATGACTGGTCTGTAAATTGCACAACTTCATTTGGTTGCACTACAGGTGCCGATGTTGCAATGGCTACATACAGTAAATCAGGTGGTAAAGCATCATTATACCAATATTCTACTATTCCATTTGGGTCAACCGTATAAATTCGGTTAGGACCGCCATCGGTAAATTCTTCCGTACCATCCCATTGTCCGTCTATTCGGGTTTTAAACTGTATTGTACTCCCTACAGGTAGTGTTACTGTAGTGATGTATATGCCATCGGTGTCAGCATCTGTAAGTACTGTTGGGGTTGCCCCCCAGTCGTTAAACGTTCCTGCTACGTCTACACTTTGTGTTGCAGGGTTAAAGTTACCAAGCTCTGCTTGGTAGTTCATGTTTACTATAAACTGCACATTTATATCCTGAGCAGATAGCTTGCTGCATAAAGCAACAGTGATGAGTGCTATTGTAAAAAGGTGTGTTTTTATTTTGAATAAATGTTTCATAATTATTATTTATTTAATCTTTATATAAAAAAACAAGAGGTCTTCACGCAGAAGACCTCTTGAGATTAACATAAAAAAAACTAACTCAACTAATCTTTATTTTTTTATTAATTTGATGGTGCTAACACGTTTTGCATCATCTGTGATTTTTACAAAATAAATACCATCATTAAGTGCTTCTACATCAAAAGAGGTATTTGCTGCTGCACCATTAAACCTTTTTACAAGCTGACCTGTTAATGCATATACTTCTACTTGAGCTGTAGGTATGTTTATGCTAAAGTTGTTTGTTGTGGGGTTAGGGTAAAGTGCTGCTACTGT comes from the Flavobacterium arcticum genome and includes:
- a CDS encoding alpha-amylase family glycosyl hydrolase, which gives rise to MKHLFKIKTHLFTIALITVALCSKLSAQDINVQFIVNMNYQAELGNFNPATQSVDVAGTFNDWGATPTVLTDADTDGIYITTVTLPVGSTIQFKTRIDGQWDGTEEFTDGGPNRIYTVDPNGIVEYWYNDALPPDLLYVAIATSAPVVQPNEVVQFTDQSLGNPVSWSWSFSGGVPETSEAQNPIVTYTETGSHNVTLTITNEDNETATTTFENFIRVDAMETQWWNDRVFYEVFVRSFKDSDGDGNGDLQGLIDQLDYLNDGNPDTTTDLGITGIWLMPIQQSPSYHGYDVTDYMAVEDDYGNNTIFAEFMEAAHARGIKVIIDLVMNHTSSEHPWFIESKTPSSDKRDWYIWEDEPGTPGPFSNNAWYAHNGYYYYGAFWDGMPDLNFNNPDIHEAFEDIAEFWLADMDVDGFRLDAVKFLYENNTTAQNTPETIAYWQEFRAFYKSVKPEAFAVGEAWDISQIASEYVNNDGLDYCFEFDTSFDILDALNNGNATTLENQLVLNMQSYPFLQFGSFLTNHDTDRTMSVFENDIPKAKAAATLLLTLPGIPYIYYGEEIGMTGVKPDPDIRTPMQWNNNTNAGFTTGSPWHSVNTDYTTKNVAAQQADDNSLWNHYRSLISIRNNENALKRGNYRPVTSTSASILSFMRQYEDENIIVVANVGYTTQDVTLSLPYAELIPGNHVLDEMLGGNPEQVTVGPTGGFAELTITVPAKGVYVYKMDNALITDSVYLAKTVLYPNPTTNQFTITTATNKVMLYTLTGQLVKTYSAQSSNYKYDVNGLDSGIYLVKIIDTNNNESTVKLAIQ